The region tgaactttgtggacattataaaaagcGTCCATTCGCCATagaaaaatctaaattacacccattgaaatccattacaaagcctgATGGgagaaatgcaaaacactctccacacttatctatgtttggcgcattttagctgcttggtatttctgattgattgcaaaactttaaggaggttgtcactgaAGTAcagaagtcaaactttcacatactcttaatatccaattatatatataattatatatcaatataatatttacacatatttatacatataggctataagcatatatatatatatatatatatatatatatatatatatatatatatatatatatatatatatatatatacatccatccatccattttctaccgcttattcccttcgtggtcgcggggggcgcttgagcctatctcagctacaatcgggcggaaggcggggtacaccctggacaagtcgccatctcatcgcagggccaacacagatagacagacaacattcacactcacattcacacactagggccaatttagtgttgccaatcaacttatccccaggtgcatgtctttggaagtgggaggaagccggagtacccggagggaacccacgcagtcacgaggaggacatgcaaactccacacagaaagatcccgagcccggggttGAACCcagaactactcaggaccttcgtattgtgaggcagacgcactaaccccactaccaccgtgctgcctatatatatatatatatatatatatatatatatatatatatatatatatatatatatatatatatatatatatatatatatatatatattatatgtgtatatatatatatatatatatgtgtgtgtgtgtgtgtgtgtgtgtatatatatatatatatatatatatgtgtatatatatatatatatatatgtgtgtgtgtgtgtgtgtatgtgtatacatatatatatatatatatatatatatgtgtgtatatatatatatatatgtgtgtgtgtctgtgtctgtgtgtgtgtgtgtgtctgtgtgtgtgtgtgtgtgtgtgtgtgtatgtgtatatatatatatatatatatgtgtgtgtatatatatatatacatatatatgtatgtgtgtgtatatgtatatatatatatatatatatatatatatatatatatatatatatacacatacatatatatgtttatgtatatatatatatatatatatatatacatatatatatatatgtttatatatatatatacacatacatatatatatatatatatatatatgtgtgtgtgtgtgtgtgtgtgtgtgtgtgtgtgtgtgtatgtatgtatatatatatatatatatatatatatatatatatatatatatatatatatatatgtgtgtatagatggcCCTCGACCacattttttagcccaatgcggttcccaagtcaaaaagtttagacaccctgtATTCATATAACAAGGACATTAGCACAAACATAGTGCAATTcattcagattaatcacagggtTGCTATTTTTGATTgatcacaataaaaaataattaattttttatcgGTGTTTCATTTTGCAGGAGCAAAGAGAGAAACAAAATGTTTAAGTTAAGCCGTATCAAACATGCGATTGATTTGCTCTAGCGTCCCAGATaggaaacccatccatccattttataccgcttgtccctttccaaAGACAAAATATCAGTATTTGTCAGAACATGATCTGTATTAAAAATGGTGTGGTTTTAGCCCCGGTTTATCATACTGCTGAATGAAGTTATTTGGTtaaaaatgatgatgatgaatgaTGAGGTTGCCAAAAAGATTGCATAATCTCAGCCTACCAACTTTAGTGTAGCTCTAATACTAAACAACACACTTATTGTTATCGTCAGccatgattttgttttgtttactttcgAATTGCCCAGTCGTGTGCAGCATAAGTTTGCTTACCTTTGTGACACTTTTCTGTTTGTCCTCTAGATGGAGCCAGACTGTCACAAATGTGGGAGGACAAAACGTCTCCTCAAGTTGTTTCCACCTGTGAGTTACAGTATTTGTAGAAGGATGtttaaacacgcacacacaccgcggcgtggctaggttggtagaacggccgtgccagcatcttgagggttccaggttcgattcccgcttacgccaccctagtcactgccattgtgtccttgagcaagacactttacccacctgctcccagtgccacctatactggtttaaatgtagcttaaagatgtagatagtgggtttcactatgcaaagcgctttgagtctgtagagaaaaaaacctatataaatataattcactttaaacAAACACACCCTTTAAAATGTTTCAATTAAATGATTAATGTTAATGGTAAACCTTGTTGTATCTCTTAGTTCACCACAGGATCAACAGCTTTGAGGAGAGATCCCCGGAGGCCTACCCCACCTCGTCCCCTCAGGCTACTGTCTTCACCCACAACCTTTCCACAACGGCCTTCACCGCATCCCCCGCCACGCCCGCCGTACTATCCTCGCCGTCTTCTCCGGAGCTGCGTCTGGTGATTCTCGGCCGATCCGGATCGGGAAAAAGCGCGGCCGGCAACGCCATCTTGGGACGGGAAGAGTTTGTGTCCCGCCCTGAGAGCCTGGTCGCCATCACGCAGGAGTGTGTCAAGAAGAAGGCAGTGGTGGCAGGAAGAAGGGTTTGTAGCATTTCTATAACACTTCTTGTGGTTCCCTGCAAACACCCAAATAGTAGCCTCTACTATTTTAAACTGACCTCATATGAGTGTGTTTTCACCTCGTGGACCCCCCCAAATACGTACGTCTTTGCTCGTTAACATGCGACTGAGTTTGTCAAAGCCCTAAATAGTTTATTATTGCTGGAATGATGAAtaggaaaaaaatataacaagttcCCCACTGTTTTCAACAAAAGCCATGGTAAACTACTTTTAATGTGTTTGAACATAAAGGGAGGTCCCTGTTTAATATTGATACCTGATATCAGGCTAATAAGCACTCCGTTAGCAGTCATGCTACATCTAGTCAACATCTAAATTTACTTCAATAAGTTCacacagttgtttttttgtttctattttactagaagctagcagctacacaacagctaagcacacaagctagacgtaaATAATCACTGTCCTAATTGAACAACATTGCTGTCCTAATCAGCagggtctccaaggcagaagcatatcAGAAGATatacagtaacaaatgtgtccacatcattcaacttaccgcggcatgagcttaacttaatgaattattgtggtccCTTGGTGTCACAAAAAACAATTACTActctacttcaacttaaagacagcacaagtccattccaaacgtttataaataaataggttttattttctctgtttgagtaatttcacttgatcatgcCTTTTCTAATATTCAACACTacaaaattataaatgtatgtatgattcctgcttatatcatattggccaatactcaaggttTTAATATCAGTATCtagtcggaagtgaaaaagtattGGTACACTCCTAGGAGAGTATCTGTGTGGACGGTAGAGTGGACAGTGGAGGAAAGGGAGCTTTTGGTGGTGATTGTTTTTTTATACTATAGTAATTTGACTTTTATTTTTACTGTCATCTGATATCTATTTGTAAGTCAGGTTTTGTGATATTTATTGTGGTTTAAATCTAGCTTGTATATAATGAGTTTGaccatgtaaagcactttgggtcTCCCGAGAAAAAACGCTTCACTTATGCTTTTGTTGAATCCTTGTGGTCTTTTGGGGTCGAGGTTACAAAGAAAACTTCAGACATTGatcacaaattcataaaatcctgAACTGATGCGATGTTGTCGGGGAAAAAAATAAGCCTCAAACCATCACAACTTTTGCtgctacttttaaaaaaaaaagcttgctgGAAATCAGGCGTTACAGGACaagacaaacacaaaaaaacggTGAATCTGTAGTAGGGACTGATTAAAGGCCTCTTTtaaatgctgccctttttttttcccccaatgccTAGTACTCTCTGCAGTTAAGTGAATAAAAGCCCTCGACCATTATTTGAGGAAACACTATGTTAATTAAAGGCTGAATTGGTGTGTAGGTAAGTTGGGATCTTTTCTGTTACTTTACTATTttactattacaaaataaaagagcaaacaggctgtgatttaatgagaaaaataacccaaagctgacatgcaggcagtttttaaaaaaataaaaaaacaaaacaaaaaactatatataattatatcaaaatccttagatttttttcagtttgcggccctcagtggaaatggTTTGGACAACACTGGCACAGAGATGGGCGATTCGGCTTAAAATCTATATCGCCATATATATTGCAGTCTATTGTGATAACAATATatgtcacaatatattatttgatatataaatgataatagaaaacATTACAAAACAAGCTACAAAGGTTTCTAACTAAGTTGTTGATGTACGTGGTAACAAATTTCGtcattatgttttattattttatcaaaataaTTAGTAATCTACTTAATAATTTACTATCAATACCTTGTTACTTTCTGTTGTCACATAGTTCTAGATACACGTCTGTTAAAATatgataagcacttattcttctcttgttttgatacttttcataCGTTTTGGCTGACAGTACAAATCTTGATATCaatccaagtagttacaggggcagtatcggtcataccaatgctgaatCTGATACTTAAAATGTTCAACATCATTAAATGACTAAATCTTTTTATcaaaattataatcagacaaaacgcAGGATTgctgtgtaacaatatcaattaaatattgaaattattttttaccaCCAGCTgtgatttaaatcatttggtttttgcACTTAAAGTCTTCCTGTGTCCACGGTTTTATTGtctgtttgtaaacaataacaaaatacttTTTGATATAAATATATCGATCTAACACTGTAATGTCGACCATATACTGTTACTATAAATGGTAcaattactgtcgatatttgtatcgctCCGCCCACATTCAAGAGCTGTCACTTGTGGTTTgctatgtttagctattcctcgtcctccagtgataatgttactagtAAGAAACTTAGTTTAATTGCCGCCATAAGGacgaggattgctgacttagaagtggagggacgttagccgctagcgaaAAAGCCACATTAGCGGGACACATTTAGAATCAGTCATCAACATACATTATCACGATTTATCATCTGCtaaatatatatcatttatagtaTATTGTGTATCGTCGGTATTGCGCAACCCCTCCCCTGGTATAGGTGGTAAAGAACATGGATGGAAAGCCCTATGTTTACGTGTATTGACTTTCTTGCTCCATGTCCTGTCTCCCTGTAGGTGGCAGTAGTGGACACCCCAGACTGGTTCCACACCGAGCGTACCCCGGATGAGGTGCGAGCTCAGATCTCCTCCTGTGTCGCCCTGGCCAGCCCGGGACCCCATGCCTTCCTCCTCTGCGTCCCGACAGACCAGCCGTCAAAGACGGAGCTGCAAGCCCTCAGTGCCCTGGAGGCCGTGTTTGGCCGAGACGCCGTGGAGAAGCACACTCTGGTCCTCTTCACGTACGCGGACCGCCTGAAGGGTGGCGGCAGCGTCGAAGCGTACATCGCTGACCAGCGGGAGGATTTGTTAAAGCTGGTGGAGAAATGCGGGGACCGCTTCCACGTGATGGAGCGACACGGCGGGAATGTGGTGGAGCTTCTGGAGAAGGTGGAGCAGATAACGGCGGAGGCCGGGGGGCAGTGTTACTCCTGCCCCGTTTTCCAGGAGGCTGAGATTAGAGTGAGAGAGAAACAGGCCGAAATCGCCAGGGAGAATAGGAAGAACATGGAGGATGAGAACTTTCGAGCTGAACGGCGTTCTCTCTACCCTTACATGCAGACTGTGACCGAGGAGGAAGTCAGAGAGGAAGAGATTGAGAAAACGCGGACCGAGGCGGAGTTAAGCGTCAGCACCATGACTATTGACAGCGTCCCGTCCATCACGATGGCCGACGTTTCTCCCTCAATGCTCCAGTCGGTGATGGAGAAAGTGCAGTCCAACGCAAAGATGCTGCCCAAGCTGTTGTCAGACAGCTCTGTGTGGGTCAGCGACGGAGCAAAGAAGGTGATGAGCTCAGTGGGGAGCGGAGCACAGAGCACCCAGAAGGCGGTGGGGGACAGTTCCATGTGGGGGACGGTGGGAGCTCAAGCTGGACACGTCTCCAAGCAACTCGGAGACAGCTCCGCAGCAGTCGGGTCTGGAGCAAAGGCAGCAGTTGGGTCTGGAGCAAAGGCAGCAGCATCCAGTTCCGTGTGGGGGAAAGTGGGCTCCGTCGGGTCTGGCATCGGCAGCGGCGCTAAGAGTGTGG is a window of Nerophis lumbriciformis linkage group LG25, RoL_Nlum_v2.1, whole genome shotgun sequence DNA encoding:
- the LOC133621616 gene encoding uncharacterized protein isoform X5, giving the protein MDGRVPVQLQKLFGQDVLKHTMVLLTCGDYLMGRTVEEYLQREHPGLRQTIGLCGGRYHVINNRHRQDREQVQQLLDKVDDMVRTNGVYANKTRGERQMEERVLQRKRELMESFRMRHEEKRQTLPSNYAQNTDTFQRNVYSADSYGKAWEGMRRDESDGVNGGASDVHWSSSTVSAPGGWQSGLHDDDTVEKRSFRLNADGARLSQMWEDKTSPQVVSTFHHRINSFEERSPEAYPTSSPQATVFTHNLSTTAFTASPATPAVLSSPSSPELRLVILGRSGSGKSAAGNAILGREEFVSRPESLVAITQECVKKKAVVAGRRVAVVDTPDWFHTERTPDEVRAQISSCVALASPGPHAFLLCVPTDQPSKTELQALSALEAVFGRDAVEKHTLVLFTYADRLKGGGSVEAYIADQREDLLKLVEKCGDRFHVMERHGGNVVELLEKVEQITAEAGGQCYSCPVFQEAEIRVREKQAEIARENRKNMEDENFRAERRSLYPYMQTVTEEEVREEEIEKTRTEAELSVSTMTIDSVPSITMADVSPSMLQSVMEKVQSNAKMLPKLLSDSSVWVSDGAKKVMSSVGSGAQSTQKAVGDSSMWGTVGAQAGHVSKQLGDSSAAVGSGAKAAVGSGAKAAASSSVWGKVGSVGSGIGSGAKSVAQSPVWGKVGSGAKSGAKLVAGGSVRLGAGLGAGAKKVAQSPVWGKVGSGAKAGAKMVTESSLWEKMTTNVKNIPKLVIAGALLGLALGVFLGGAIGGAVGAVVGSAATEVGRRKFARKSTPEKVASNVERRVNDTVDSLVKQGQKAMKAE
- the LOC133621616 gene encoding GTPase IMAP family member 8 isoform X4, whose product is MSNHVQPYSSTLQELRLVLLGNIGCGKTLSADTILGQLSDVSSAMPRTSQLRQDFIEDRKVILVEAPRWYWNGLDMEESVMKETERAVSLLEPGPHAFLLLVPVSQFTEMDGRVPVQLQKLFGQDVLKHTMVLLTCGDYLMGRTVEEYLQREHPGLRQTIGLCGGRYHVINNRHRQDREQVQQLLDKVDDMVRTNGVYANKTRGERQMEERVLQRKRELMESFRMRHEEKRQTLPSNYAQNTDTFQRNVYSADSYGKAWEGMRRDESDGVNGGASDVHWSSSTVSAPGGWQSGLHDDDTVEKRSFRLNADGARLSQMWEDKTSPQVVSTFHHRINSFEERSPEAYPTSSPQATVFTHNLSTTAFTASPATPAVLSSPSSPELRLVILGRSGSGKSAAGNAILGREEFVSRPESLVAITQECVKKKAVVAGRRVAVVDTPDWFHTERTPDEVRAQISSCVALASPGPHAFLLCVPTDQPSKTELQALSALEAVFGRDAVEKHTLVLFTYADRLKGGGSVEAYIADQREDLLKLVEKCGDRFHVMERHGGNVVELLEKVEQITAEAGGQCYSCPVFQEAEIRVREKQAEIARENRKNMEDENFRAERRSLYPYMQTVTEEEVREEEIEKTRTEAELSVSTMTIDSVPSITMADVSPSMLQSVMEKVQSNAKMLPKLLSDSSVWVSDGAKKVMSSVGSGAQSTQKAVGDSSMWGTVGAQAGHVSKQLGDSSAAVGSGAKAAVGSGAKAAASSSVWGKVGSVGSGIGSGAKSVAQSPVWGKVGSGAKSGAKLVAGGSVRLGAGLGAGAKKVAQSPVWGKVGSGAKAGAKMVTESSLWEKMTTNVKNIPKLVIAGALLGLALGVFLGGAIGGAVGAVVGSAATEVGRRKFARKSTPEKVASNVERRVNDTVDSLVKQGQKAMKAE